TCAAAGTCATAACAGAGAACAGCGACTTCCACAAAGTCTGATGGGATATACCCTACCTGAACATAACTGTTATTTCCTATTGCCTTATAGATGTAGACTCCAGATCTTCCTCCTGGTGAAAGGACAATCTCCTCCTTTCCGTCATTATCAAGGTCTCCAACATCTGCTGAATAAAAGAAGAAACCAGCAATATTAAAGGTAAATGTGTAAGTTATTTCATATTGATTATCCCCTGTTGTTTCAAAAACAAAGTATTTTGTAAAATTCATATCTATAGCACTTCCTCCTATTATGAATTCCGGTTTACCATCACCGTCCATATCATTTGCAGATATTCTTTCAATGGAGCTGCCTACAGGTATAGTATCCATAAAAACAAGTTCAAAGGAGTTGTCTCCGGTGCATTCAAAGACTCTTATAGTGTTATACATAGAAACAACAAACTCCATTTTGTTATCTAAATCAAAGTCGCCGAATGCAATCCCATCTCCCATTGTTATCTGGGATTGGTTAAAAATAATTACAAATTGGTTATTATCTATATTTTCATAACCCCTGATATAACTATCATTATCTATCCATATTTCTTTTCTATTATCTTTATCAAGATCAGCAATTACTGCACTAACCTGAATTATAGGACGTGGAGGATTGTCTATCCAAACTATTTGGGTTGGAAAAGAATCATATGATGGAGATTCTTGTATATAAATAGAATCGAAGACTAATTTAGTACACATATCAGTTAAAGAATCAGTATCTGTATCTCCTATTGCCCCTGTAAAATAGCGAAAAGTATCAATAAATTTAACAATATAA
This window of the candidate division WOR-3 bacterium genome carries:
- a CDS encoding FG-GAP-like repeat-containing protein — translated: MESLKTNLFWKSKRRLLVLIFFIFLYPQSKRPYEWIEFVDVWWTEGCDRPGLAGYDCNHNNKKELVMHYVGIENVYTKIFENIENTNYIVKFIDTFRYFTGAIGDTDTDSLTDMCTKLVFDSIYIQESPSYDSFPTQIVWIDNPPRPIIQVSAVIADLDKDNRKEIWIDNDSYIRGYENIDNNQFVIIFNQSQITMGDGIAFGDFDLDNKMEFVVSMYNTIRVFECTGDNSFELVFMDTIPVGSSIERISANDMDGDGKPEFIIGGSAIDMNFTKYFVFETTGDNQYEITYTFTFNIAGFFFYSADVGDLDNDGKEEIVLSPGGRSGVYIYKAIGNNSYVQVGYIPSDFVEVAVLCYDFDQDGYDEIVFSQEDPWSTPPRYETRIYKNARAIAKEKRLEHPSDFAFWIENTFTKDNVEINYSLPLRTKVKISVFDENGRFIRKLTDEQKSAGYYRVRWDLKDENGKKVHAGNYFIQFKTDEYKEVKKVAVID